A window of Armatimonadota bacterium genomic DNA:
GCCTCTGGAATGACCCGCGACGGCTCGAAGTTGCTCAAAAGCTGTTCGAGCGTTTGGAATGGTTCCGGTCGGGCGACGACGTGAAGCACTCCTCAGACCCCAACGTCCGCGCGAGCGCCTATTTGGGCGATTACCTGGCCTATTCGGAGGCAGCGCTGCAGTCGTACTTTGCCTCGGGAGACTCGGAGGCCTTCAACTTGGGGCTGCGGGTGCTGCAGCGAGCCCAATTCCTCTTCGGGTCCGATGTGCCGGGCGTATGGAACACTCGCATCAAGGCGCCCACCCAACCCGGTCCCAAAAACGTGATGGCCCCGGAGGTGGTGGATGCCTTTCGAGACTCGCTGACCTCGAAGGCCATCACGCTGTTGAACGCCTATGGCCGCTTGATTCGCGACCCCGGTGCAGAGTCGCGGCAGGACCGCATGGACGTTTCCGCACGGCTTAGCCAGGAGTCCATTTCAATGGTGCTGCAGTTCGGCAGGCTCTCCGAAAGGCTGGCGTTGATTGGTTCTGCCTACTTCTCGGCCTCGATCGGCGTATTGGACGACCGGTACGCCGTGGCCGTGGGGCCGCATTCCACGGACCTGGCCTGTGCGCTCTCCAGAAAGATCCCGACGCGTCTGTGCGCGCCTGCGACGGGCCTCGTGCGCCGCGACCTTCAGAAGCGGAAGCCGGGCGTTTATGTCATTCGCGGCTCATCCATAGCAGGGCCGCTTACGGTGGACGAGGCGGCCGTCATGCTCTCACCGCAGTTCACGCTGCCTGACCAATAGGCGCTCGCCAAACGCGCATTCTTGCTCTGCGAGCGCGCAGGTGTCTGCAAATCTCGCTTCATTGCGCCATAATCTGCCCTCGGAGAGGTCGCATAGTGGTCTAGTGCGCCGCACTCGAAATGCGGTGAGGTGCAAGCCTCCGTGGGTTCGAATCCCACCCTCTCCGCCATTAGGTTCCTTTTTCGGCTCGTCGAGTGTCAAGCCTCGGTCTCTTCCACAGCCAAGATGGCCACGGGCGCAGCCTTCCCCTTTAGGACATGCTCCCCAACCGGAACCTGTCGAAGTCCATGAGGAACTGAATCCAGCGCTCCGGCGATCGCCGAGGACACCAGCAGGTCTCTCCCCAGTTCCGCGCACTTGCCGACGATCCGAGCCGTCGTGTTGAGGACGTCGCCTTGATAGACGATCTCGGTCTTTCCGTAGCCGACTTCTGCAGCCACGACACGGCCGCAGTGCACTCCTGCCTTGAAGGCCGGAACGACCCCAAATTCTCTTTCGTAGCGTTCGGACTTGGCGGCGATCTCTCGCTTGAGCTCGAAGAAGAACCGCAGGCACTTGGCGTCGTTGAAACCGTGTTTGAGCGTCCAGTAGATCACGGCCTCGTCACCGATGAAATGGGAGACCTGGCCCTTGTGAGCCTCCAAAACCTCACCGACGTCCCGAAAGAACCACTGGCTGAGGCGGCTGAATTTCAGGTTGCCCAGGGACTCCGCCAACGGGGTTGAGTCTTTGAGGTCGAGGAACATGAAGATCCGCTCCTCTTCTTTGGGCTGATGATAGCGGCCCAACACCCAGTTCACGAGGACTCCGTGACCCAACTTGGAATTGATCTGGGCGATGCAGAGGCAGACGATGCCGAAGAGCCCGGTGACCCAGTAGGCCCGGATCAGATCGGGGTTGGTGCCCATCTGCTGCAGCAGTTCGCGCTGAAAGGCTATCGAAAAGGGCGATTGTCGCCCAGTGCCCATCCCTATGATGTTGCTCGCCAGATAGAAGCCGATGAAGCCGACCACCAGGAGAGCCAAGGTTTGAAGCGCGAGCGCGACCACAAAGGAATAGCGCCGGGAATAGGGCACCAAGAAGAGCAGGATGCCGCCGACCGCGGGCCCCCCAAAGAGCCCGATCGTCAGTGATGCGGGGACCGCCAGGCTCCAGGGAATCTTGAACATAAGCGCCATGAAGGCTAGCGGAGACAGCGTGGCGTAAAAGGTGCCCCACGCCACCCATTGCAGCTTGGCCTTCGCGCGGCGGTTCATGGTGAAGACGACGTATCAGAATGCCATTCGGGTTGCGGGACCGCCTTTGCCCCGATGAAAGGCCCGGTTAGGTAGTGGATGGTTCCTTGTGGCTCTCAAACTGCTCGTGATAGAGCCTGGAATAGAGCCCGTTGAGATCGAGAAGCTGCTTGTGGTTGCCCCGCTCGACAATTCGCCCGTGGTCCAGGACCAGGATGAGGTCGGCCGCCAGGATCGTGGAGAGCCGGTGCGCGATGGCGAAGGTCGTGCGGCCCTTCATGAGCTTGGTGAGCGAGGCCTGGATCAGCCGCTCGGAGCGGGTATCGAGCGCGGAGGTGGCCTCATCGAGGATCAGGATTTTGGGGTTGCGCAGGATGGCCCGTGCGATCGCCAGGCGCTGCTTTTCGCCCCCGGAGAGCTTGTAGCCGCGTTCGCCTACGACCGTGCCGTAGCCCTCGGGCAGGGTGGCGATATGCTCATGGATGGCGGCCTGCTTGCAGGCTTCGATCAATTCTTCATCCGTTGCGTCGGGCTTGGCGATGCGCAGGTTCTCCCGGATGGTCGTGTGCATCAGGTAGGTCTCCTGTGTGACGGCGCCCATCAGCTTGGCAAGGGACTCCAGCTTGATGTCCTTCAGGTCGATGCCGTCCAGTTTGACGCTGCCCTCGTCGGGATCGTAAAGGCGCGGAAGCAGGTAGGTCATCGTGGTCTTTCCGGCTCCGCTGGGACCCACAAGCGCCACCAAGTTGCCCGGCTCCGCGACGAAGTCCACCTCATCGAGCGTCCAATGCTCCGATTCCTCTTCGTACTTGAAGCGGATGCCTTCAAACGAAATCCTCCCTTGCACCAGCTCGACAGGCAATTCCTTGGCGTCCGGGCTATCCTGTACGTCGCGCGGCATATCGAGGTACTGGAACAGGCGCTCGAACAGCGCGAAACTCCCCATGATCTCGACCTGGGCGCTCAGCAGCCCGGTGAGCGGGAAGAACAGGCGCACCTGAAGGCCCGTGAAGGCAACGATTTTGCCTACGGTGATGCTCGGATCGTGCCGAGCGATCAAGAGCCAGCCCGCGAGCCAGTACACCAATGCCGGCGCGAGCTGCGTGATCAGCCGGATCATGCCGAAGAACAGGTACTGGAGCACGGCGCCCTTGACCTGCCACTTGGCCATTTCCTGGTTCTCGACGTCGAACTGTTTGGCCAGCACATGCTGGCTCCCGGCGGTCTTTGTGAGCAGGACGCCGCTGACCGAAAGCGTCTCCTGCATCATGGAGTTCAGTGAGCCGGTGGCTTCCTGCATCCCTGTGCGCACTTTGCGGGCGTATTCGCCCACGTATCGCCCGATGAACATAAAGCCCGGCACCATCGCGATGCTGAGTACCGTGAGCCGCCAATCCATGAGGAACATCGCCGTCGAGGTCGAGATGACGATCGCAATGTTGGAGAGTTGGTCGGTGATGGTGTTGCTGACGACCGTCTGGACGCCCTGCACGTCGCTGATGAGCCTTGTTTGGATCTCGCCCGTGCGCGTGCTGGTGAAGAACCTCAGCGACATGCTCTGAAGGTGCACGTAGAGCGTGCGCCGCAGATCGCACATGATCTTCTGCCCGATGACCACGCTCTGATAGCCATAGAGCAGGGTCAGGGAGGCGCCGACGAGCACCACCAGGACCGTGAAGATCGAGTACTCGATGATCTTGCCGAGGTCCTGGCGCTGAAGGCCCTGGTCGATGATGATCTGGACGAAATAGGGCGGAACGATGCCAAAGAGCACCGCCACAATGACCACCATGCCCGTTAAGAGCACCTCGCCCCTGTAGGGTTTGAACAAGGCGACGACCCGGCGGAGAATCTCGCGATCCATCGGCCGGGCCGTCGGTTTGGCTTCCCGCACAGCCATAGGGCTGGAGAATACCTATCGTGCTAAGGGAGTTTCGCAGAAGGTGTCGCCCAGGCGTCCCGCCTGGGCGGCTTGCGCTCAGAGACTGTGGTCTCCGAGAGCCATTGAGCGTTTCTCAACACCCCCTTAGTTGGTCTTCTCGGTGTACTGAAGGTTCGCGTACCCGATTCCAAGGGTGTAGGGCACAGGCGCCTGGCGTCCCTTGGTGGTGGTGCTCACCGCGCGGACGAGCGCCTTCACCTCTTTCGAGGTCGAGATGAACCGCGCTGCGTTGACACTGATCTTCTTCGACTTGATTTGGAACTCGGACGTGACGGGGTACTGGTTGATCAGCTCCCACTTGCCCGTTGAGGTGTTCCAGACGTAGACAAAGGCCGTGACCAGCGTGAGCGGCGTTTCCTTGGTCTGGAAGAAGAACTCCATTGTGTTGACTTTCGCCTTTGTGGTGTCCGGATGCCAGGTGATGACGGCGCCGGCGGTCTGACCCGTCTTGCCCGACTTCACCGAGCGGATGCTGTAGTAGGCGCCTCCGACGTTCGGCAGCTTGATGTCGTTGACCGTTCCGCCCATGTACGTCCCCTCAAACACCGAAATGGCGTCCGGGGCGGTGTCGATCGGGTTCGACGCAGCGGCTGCTTGAAGGGCTTTGAACACGTTGATACGCCCGAATCCGAAGATCGAGGGCGGGCCGATCGGGTCGCAAGTGGATTCCAAGATGTCCTGAACCTGCTGGGCGGTCAAGGAAGGGTTGGCCGACACGATCAATGCGCAGGCGCCGTTGGCCACGGGTGCAGCCATGCTGGTACCGCTGGAACCACCGTAGCCACCACCGAGAGTTGTGCTCAAGATGTTGGTGCCGGGAGCGAAGACGTGAACGCCACGTCCATAGGCCGAAAAGCCGGCTTTCTGGTCGGCTTCGTTTGATGCGCCGACGACGATGACGTCCGGCCAAGAGAAGCCCGAGAGGTCTCGGTTGTCGTTACCTGCGGCCCAAAGCAGGTTAGCATTGGCCACGTTCTTGCAGTAGGTGCCTGCTGTGCCGACGGTGTCTGAGTCCACTCCGGAATAGCTGACGCTGACCGTACGGCAGCCGTGGTCCGCCGCATAGCGGGCCGCCTTGGTCAGGATATCCATGGCCGATCCGCCGCCGGCACTATTCGAGACGCGGACCATCATGGTTTTGAAGTTCCATCCGACGCCCGCCACGCCTTTGGCATTGCTTCCAATCGCTGCAGCGTCGCCCGTTACATGCGTGCCGTGGCCGTGGATATCCTGCACGTCGCCGCCGTCCACCTCGGCCTTGTTGTCCACGGCGTTATAGCCGGGGACCCGGTTCGGGCCGATGTCTTCGTGGTTTCGATCCACACCAGTATCGCAAATGCCCACGGTGACGGTGTTTGAGCCCGTGAAGATGTCCCAAGCCTGAGGCGCCTGGATGGTCTGATGGTGCCATTGCTGCGGAAAGAGAGGGTCGTTCGGGTCGTTCAGCGGGTAGCAGATGAAGTTCGGATGCGCATATTCGTAGTCCCCCGACTTCATGAGCAGGAGCGAGAAGGAGTTCTCGTTGTAGCCCTTAGGAATCTTGACGATGAACTCGTCGGTGGCCCCGACATACTCGCGCGTGATGCCCTGCATGCGCTTACGCGCGCGGTTCTCGACCGTGATGACCATCGCGTCGGTGTAGCCCAGCGCTTTGAGAGTCGTGGGCTGAACCGGGCGAACAATCATCTCCCCAGAGAACTCGATCACGCCCTCTTTTTCCCAGTACTTGCCGGGTGATTGAACCTGGGCAAGCCCCAAAGCGGAAAGGGCGATCAGGCCCCAAGTGAGCAGTAGCGATTTAGAAGTGCGACCCGTCATGACTGTATTCCGGCTCCTTTAAGTTGGCGCAGAACGGACGCGCCAGAGGCGTGCCTTTCGATATTATGATGGCACTTCGAGGCGCTAAGGTTCGGTTTTTGTAAGGATTGAGTTCAAAATCAGCCCCGTTGAGCTTGAAGGCCGGAGCAGGACATCCCTAATTGTACAAAGTAGGGTTCTTCGTCCAGTCTTTGCCCTTGTCCCATCCCATCTGCGCCACGCGTGGCCTACGCTCCCTTAGCCGCACCGACTCCAGCCCGAGATAGAACCCTTCCGAACGCGGGTTTTTGCCCACACATTCGAGGCGGAGTTTGTAGTAGCCCGGCTCCGGCCAAAAGTCGAGCAGGTGGACTTCGACCTGCTTGATGTCTTGCGAATACAGGTCGAAAGCGCCTTGAAGCTTGACTTTCTGCAGCGCTCCTGGAGGGACAAGGTAAGCCTGATATCGCCCGAAATCATAGGAGGCCGTGCAGTTCAAGAGCAGCCTTAGCGGCTCCTTCTTTTCGACCGTAAAGTGGATATCAACATACGCGCCCTCCTGGGACTTTGGCATGTAGAGCAATTGCTCCGCATCGTGAATGTCCAGGTATTGCTTCTCAGCAGCGCCCAAGCCATGGAAATGTGAGTCGAGGAAGTCCTTTGCCGCCACGGTAACCCTCTCAAGGCTGGGGAGCTTCCGGGCCTTGGCGTCGGGCGCGCGTGCTGCAAAAGTTGATTCGCCGGTCTGGTACCAGAAAGCCACGCTGGAAAAGTCGTCCTCGCGCTCGTTCCAGCTCATGGCGCGGTTCTCCTTATTCTCATCAGGAGAGATCCAGCCCCAATGCTCGATAGTGACCTTGATGCCCTTTTCAAACACGATGGGGTCGTTGAGATGCCATCTGTAGGCGCTGGTATGGCCGCCGACGATGCCCCACTGGTCGAAGTAAGGCACACCGAAGTAAGGCGTGGTGGTGGTTTTGAGCCCCCAGGCCGACAGGAAGTAGTCCTCGGTGCCTGTGCCCTGGATCGAAGGTTCCTTCTCGCCGTCGATGTAGATGCGCTCATCCCCCTCGCCGAACCAGCTAGGCGACCGCGTCCTCACGGCGAGAACCGTGCCCACGTAGTGGCCCTTGCCCGTGGTTTCCAGGATCGTGTAGTCCTTGCCGTTCTCGACGGGATATTCCTGTCGGTATTGGGCGTGGAAATAGGGGGTGTCGTTCGGGATGCGGTCCCTTTTGATCCAGTCGATGTTGTAATAGAGCAGGCTGATTGGCTTTTCGCTTTGATTGATGATCTCGATCCGAGCCGACTTGCGGAACGGCATGTGCCAAAAGCAGTTGTAGCTGTCGCCGTCTTCTAAGACCACCGGAAGGCTGATGACCTGATCGCGCCGCCCGAAACAGCTGGCGAAAAAGTCGCCGACAGGCGCCTCGACCGCCGGCTTCTTGCTGCCGTCCCAGTAGATCCTGAGCAGCATCTCTTGGTGGTTCGCCGAGCCTTGCTTCGCCCAGTCCTGTCGCTCTGGACCGAGAAACGTCATCCAGATATGGGTGATGACGCCCGGCCCCTTGGCATCCATAAGCACGTGCGTCTCGCCGGGATTCACGCGGAAGTTGTCGCGATTGGAGTGTTCGAGGAGATCGGTGGTGGTGGGGGCCGTACGGTCGTACTTGCCGTCCTTGCCCATGCGGAAGGTGGAGGTTTCGCGTTTGGATTTGCCCTGGATGGGCTTAGCGAGTCCGGCGAGGGGTCCCGATTCCTGGGCCAACGCCCACCCAACCAGAAGCAAGGCCGAAAGAAGAGCAGCCGTTTTCATGGGTACAAGCTGGAGTTCGTCTCGCGCTGCGAGGAGTCCTGCTTGAGGATAAGGGGGCGAGGTCGGTGAGACGGTGAGACGGTGAGTGGGTGAGACGGTGAGTGGGAGAGCGGGTGACGAAATCTGACCTGTGGGGCAGACTCTCAGTCTGCCTTTAGTGTGCGATGCAACCTGGAGCAGCTTAGCAACGTCCGACAAGTCGATGAGCCATTTGCCGACGCCGCTCACGTCCCCAATGGAAAGGACAATGGGCGCCCTCGTCCATCTTCTGGGGATCGTAGGCCCTATCTGGCTCCCCCTGCTCGCTTGGGCATTCGCCAAGCCGTTTTCGGCTTTCGTTTCGGCACATGCTTGGCGCGAATTGCGGGACGCCATGGTCTGGAAGGCGTTTCTGCTGCTCGTGATGGCGGTGTCGCTGTCCTTCTCAGTGGCCCGCATCGTCCACCACTTTCAGACAGGGTGGCAGGAGTTCAGTTGGGAGGAAGTCGCGACGAGGGCCGCCATCAGCCTGGCAGTCTTTCTGGTTCTTTGGACTTGGAACTTGGTGCAGGCGATCTTGGCGGCGCGAGCCGCTTGGATGGGCCGATGGCCAAAAGGGTCGGGCGTCGATCCGGCGCTGGCGCGAAAGGCAGACTGAGAATCTGCCCCACAGGTCAGATTCCGTCGCCCACTCTCCCACTCACCGTCTCACCGACTCGCCGACTCCCCCACTCTCCCACTCACCCACTCACCTACTCACCCTCTCACCCCTTCTCCCTAGTCCCCGGCCTTCCACTCATCGAACCCAATCGGGCGGCCCTTTTCGAGGTAGTTCTTGAGGGAATCCAGTGCCCAGGACCAACCTTCTGTCAGATTCTCCACCTCCGACTCGTCAAAGAGGTCCGTGTGATGGATTTGGACTTCTGTCTCGTCGGCAGAAGGAGACTCAAACCGCACCTCGACCACGCTGCCGGGGTGGTGGATCTTCTGCTCCCAGGTGAATCGGATGGACTCCATCGGCTCGATATCGAGGAACGTGCCCGCGTCGTGGTCGCCGTTTTCGTATCGGCCGCCAACGTGGAAGTCCTGGCGGGTCCCCTCCGAAAACCATGCTGACATCTGGCTCGAATCGGCCCACGCCTCCCAAACCCTCTCCAACGGACAACGAATCAAACCATGGACGAACACGCGGTGCTCCGAGCGGCTCATGCCTCCCGATTCGCTCATCGCCAATCCCAATCCTTCCAGAACTGTAAGGGAGCATGGGCGGCCGGGACTCCGGCGGACTCCAGGAAGGTACATTGGACTCACACAAGATGAAGGTCTTTCCACTGCTTTTGGCTGCGATCATCTCCGTGCTTGCCCTTTCGGGCTGCGCGAAGAGCCCTCTTGCCGGGACTTGGCGGCTCGAACTGAGCCCGCTCGCACAGCGGATGAGGAACGAGGGTCAAACGGTCGAGGCCACCATCGAGTTCTACAACGACGGCACGTGGGAGTCCAACATGGTGTTTGGCGCCAAGACCAGCAAGACCTCCGGCATCTTTGAATACAAGGACAAGCTGCTCAAGCTGACCATGACGAACAAGGACGGAGAAGTCATCGCGGCCAAGCCCGAGGAGATCCGGCTCTCAAACGACGAGACCTGGTTTGCGTTCCCGGTCATCAAGGGGCTTGGCCGTTTCGTGCGCGAGAAATGACCATGCTCATACCCCTTCTGTTCGCCGTTTCTTCTGAGGCTCAGGAGAGTTTCCTTGCCCCGGGCGCGCCGATCGAGGTAGTGGCCAAGGGTCTTCAGTTCACAGAAGGCCCCTGCGCCATGCCGGACGGGAGCCTGGTCTTCAGCGACATCCCCGCCAACAAGATGTACCGCTGGAAAGATAGCAAGCTCGAGGTATATCGAAACCCGAGCCACAACGCCAATGGGCACACCCTGGACCCGCAGGGTCGTCTGGTGAGCTGCGAGCACGGCGCGAGGCGCGTCGAGAGGCAAGAAAAGGACGGCAGGATGACCGTGCTCGCCGAGAGCTGGGAAGGAAAGAGGCTGAACAGCCCGAACGACGTGGCGATCCGAAAAGACGGTGCGATCTTCTTCACCGATCCCCCCTACGGCATTCAGCCCAGCCAGGTCGAGCACGACTTTAACGGCGTGTATGCGATTGTGGACGGCAAGATGAAGCTGCTCGACAAGAGCTTTGATCGGCCGAACGGGCTGGTCTTCAGCCCCGACGAGAAGCTCCTTTATGTGGCGGACACGAGCAAGGGGCATATTCGGCGGTTTGAGGTGGCCCATGACGGATCGCTCTCGGGTGGCGTGGATGCTTGGGCAAAGACGCCCAATCCGGACGGTCTGCGCGTAGACTCCGAAGGCCGCGTGTGGAGCGCGAGCAGCGATGGGGTGAACGTCATTTCGCGCGAAGGGAAGGTGCTCGAAGTCATCAAGTTCCCGGAGCAGCCGGCGAACCTGACGTTCAGCAGAGATGGGAAGACCCTCTACGTCACGGCTCGGACGGGCGTGTATTCGGTGAAGGTGCGCGTGAGGGGCCTGGCGCCCTAAGCGCTTGGCTCCAAATCAGGGACTGACACTTCAGTGCCCCCCGCGTGGCCTTTGGGCAGCTTCAGGGTGGCTGTCAGGGCGACGATCGCCAATCCCACTCCGATGAAGAACGGCATCTGGTAGTTGCCAGTGGCTTTCCACACCAGGGCGCCAATGATCGGCAGCGTGACCGCCGCGACGTGGTTCATGGTCGTCCCCATCGCCAGGCACGGCGTGAGCTCGCCGGGCCGCACGATGCGATGCAGGTAAGTTGTGAACCCAATCGAGAACCCGAAGAGGAAGTTGTCGGCGACGTAGAGCGCCATCAGCCAGGTGGCATTCGGGATGGTCGCGTAGCCGGTGAACACCACGATCAGGCCGATGGCATAGATCGTAAGCGGCAGGCGCTCGCCCACCCGGTCGATCAGCCTGCCCATGGACTTCGAAACGAACACCGAAACGAGGGCGTTGATCAGCGAGAGCTTGAGCACGGCGTCGAGCGGCGTGTGATAGACCTTGATCAGCGTGAACAGCGCGAAGATCATGAAAATCTGGCGGCGGCAACCATCCAGAAAGACCAGCAGGTAATAGAGACCGTACTCACGGCGAATGATCAGCCGCTGGCGCTTTCCGCCCGAGGAGTGATGGCTCAGCGTTCCGCTGACGATAGCCGCTGCAAAGATGGCGGCCCCCGCGCCCCAGAAGAAGACGCTGTAGTTCTCCCTCGGGAGTAAGGGCGTGGCCACCAGATAGGCTATGGCGTAGGCCGCCACAGTCGCCATCGACCCGATCCCCCGGATTCGGCCGAGGTGCATCCCACCCTCGACTCCCTTCGCAAGATTGAGCGTGATTGCCGGCTGCACGGTCGAATAGAGGTGAAAACCCACGGACCAAAAAACGGTGATGGCGGTGAGACCCCAGAACGTGGTTGCCTGGCCTGTGAGGGCGATGCCGATCCCGGTGATGGCGAGCCCGAGCGCAGCGATGCGGCTTTCCGCGAGTGCCACCAAGATGCCGGCCATCAGGGCGGCGATGAGGCCGGGGACTTCGCGCATGGACTCCAGCCCGCCGAGCCCGACCTCGTCCCCATGCAGAACCTCGCGAAAGAAGTTCTGGAAGACGCCCATATAGATGTTGAAGCCGAAGGTGAAAAGGAAGGTCAGGAGGGCGAGCTTCTGCCAGTCCAGCGCAAGCCGCCGGGCCTCTCGATCTCGGCCTTCCATTGGTGGTAGGTTAGCAGACGGGAAGTGCGAAGGACCGCTCGGCTGTCCCAGAAGCCCCCTCAACCCCGTTCACTGCGTTCACGGACCCTCTCCCACAAGGGGCGAGGGTGTTCCCCGCCCCCTGCCTCACCCTTTCACGATGCACCGTCTCGCCGACTCACCGTATCCCGGTTTCTCCGTTTCTCCCACTCCCCGTCTCTCCCATTCACCGGCTCA
This region includes:
- a CDS encoding adenylate/guanylate cyclase domain-containing protein; the encoded protein is MNRRAKAKLQWVAWGTFYATLSPLAFMALMFKIPWSLAVPASLTIGLFGGPAVGGILLFLVPYSRRYSFVVALALQTLALLVVGFIGFYLASNIIGMGTGRQSPFSIAFQRELLQQMGTNPDLIRAYWVTGLFGIVCLCIAQINSKLGHGVLVNWVLGRYHQPKEEERIFMFLDLKDSTPLAESLGNLKFSRLSQWFFRDVGEVLEAHKGQVSHFIGDEAVIYWTLKHGFNDAKCLRFFFELKREIAAKSERYEREFGVVPAFKAGVHCGRVVAAEVGYGKTEIVYQGDVLNTTARIVGKCAELGRDLLVSSAIAGALDSVPHGLRQVPVGEHVLKGKAAPVAILAVEETEA
- a CDS encoding ABC transporter ATP-binding protein, translated to MAVREAKPTARPMDREILRRVVALFKPYRGEVLLTGMVVIVAVLFGIVPPYFVQIIIDQGLQRQDLGKIIEYSIFTVLVVLVGASLTLLYGYQSVVIGQKIMCDLRRTLYVHLQSMSLRFFTSTRTGEIQTRLISDVQGVQTVVSNTITDQLSNIAIVISTSTAMFLMDWRLTVLSIAMVPGFMFIGRYVGEYARKVRTGMQEATGSLNSMMQETLSVSGVLLTKTAGSQHVLAKQFDVENQEMAKWQVKGAVLQYLFFGMIRLITQLAPALVYWLAGWLLIARHDPSITVGKIVAFTGLQVRLFFPLTGLLSAQVEIMGSFALFERLFQYLDMPRDVQDSPDAKELPVELVQGRISFEGIRFKYEEESEHWTLDEVDFVAEPGNLVALVGPSGAGKTTMTYLLPRLYDPDEGSVKLDGIDLKDIKLESLAKLMGAVTQETYLMHTTIRENLRIAKPDATDEELIEACKQAAIHEHIATLPEGYGTVVGERGYKLSGGEKQRLAIARAILRNPKILILDEATSALDTRSERLIQASLTKLMKGRTTFAIAHRLSTILAADLILVLDHGRIVERGNHKQLLDLNGLYSRLYHEQFESHKEPSTT
- a CDS encoding S8 family serine peptidase → MTGRTSKSLLLTWGLIALSALGLAQVQSPGKYWEKEGVIEFSGEMIVRPVQPTTLKALGYTDAMVITVENRARKRMQGITREYVGATDEFIVKIPKGYNENSFSLLLMKSGDYEYAHPNFICYPLNDPNDPLFPQQWHHQTIQAPQAWDIFTGSNTVTVGICDTGVDRNHEDIGPNRVPGYNAVDNKAEVDGGDVQDIHGHGTHVTGDAAAIGSNAKGVAGVGWNFKTMMVRVSNSAGGGSAMDILTKAARYAADHGCRTVSVSYSGVDSDTVGTAGTYCKNVANANLLWAAGNDNRDLSGFSWPDVIVVGASNEADQKAGFSAYGRGVHVFAPGTNILSTTLGGGYGGSSGTSMAAPVANGACALIVSANPSLTAQQVQDILESTCDPIGPPSIFGFGRINVFKALQAAAASNPIDTAPDAISVFEGTYMGGTVNDIKLPNVGGAYYSIRSVKSGKTGQTAGAVITWHPDTTKAKVNTMEFFFQTKETPLTLVTAFVYVWNTSTGKWELINQYPVTSEFQIKSKKISVNAARFISTSKEVKALVRAVSTTTKGRQAPVPYTLGIGYANLQYTEKTN
- a CDS encoding DUF2961 domain-containing protein → MKTAALLSALLLVGWALAQESGPLAGLAKPIQGKSKRETSTFRMGKDGKYDRTAPTTTDLLEHSNRDNFRVNPGETHVLMDAKGPGVITHIWMTFLGPERQDWAKQGSANHQEMLLRIYWDGSKKPAVEAPVGDFFASCFGRRDQVISLPVVLEDGDSYNCFWHMPFRKSARIEIINQSEKPISLLYYNIDWIKRDRIPNDTPYFHAQYRQEYPVENGKDYTILETTGKGHYVGTVLAVRTRSPSWFGEGDERIYIDGEKEPSIQGTGTEDYFLSAWGLKTTTTPYFGVPYFDQWGIVGGHTSAYRWHLNDPIVFEKGIKVTIEHWGWISPDENKENRAMSWNEREDDFSSVAFWYQTGESTFAARAPDAKARKLPSLERVTVAAKDFLDSHFHGLGAAEKQYLDIHDAEQLLYMPKSQEGAYVDIHFTVEKKEPLRLLLNCTASYDFGRYQAYLVPPGALQKVKLQGAFDLYSQDIKQVEVHLLDFWPEPGYYKLRLECVGKNPRSEGFYLGLESVRLRERRPRVAQMGWDKGKDWTKNPTLYN
- a CDS encoding SRPBCC domain-containing protein codes for the protein MSESGGMSRSEHRVFVHGLIRCPLERVWEAWADSSQMSAWFSEGTRQDFHVGGRYENGDHDAGTFLDIEPMESIRFTWEQKIHHPGSVVEVRFESPSADETEVQIHHTDLFDESEVENLTEGWSWALDSLKNYLEKGRPIGFDEWKAGD
- a CDS encoding SMP-30/gluconolactonase/LRE family protein, yielding MLIPLLFAVSSEAQESFLAPGAPIEVVAKGLQFTEGPCAMPDGSLVFSDIPANKMYRWKDSKLEVYRNPSHNANGHTLDPQGRLVSCEHGARRVERQEKDGRMTVLAESWEGKRLNSPNDVAIRKDGAIFFTDPPYGIQPSQVEHDFNGVYAIVDGKMKLLDKSFDRPNGLVFSPDEKLLYVADTSKGHIRRFEVAHDGSLSGGVDAWAKTPNPDGLRVDSEGRVWSASSDGVNVISREGKVLEVIKFPEQPANLTFSRDGKTLYVTARTGVYSVKVRVRGLAP
- a CDS encoding MFS transporter, with protein sequence MEGRDREARRLALDWQKLALLTFLFTFGFNIYMGVFQNFFREVLHGDEVGLGGLESMREVPGLIAALMAGILVALAESRIAALGLAITGIGIALTGQATTFWGLTAITVFWSVGFHLYSTVQPAITLNLAKGVEGGMHLGRIRGIGSMATVAAYAIAYLVATPLLPRENYSVFFWGAGAAIFAAAIVSGTLSHHSSGGKRQRLIIRREYGLYYLLVFLDGCRRQIFMIFALFTLIKVYHTPLDAVLKLSLINALVSVFVSKSMGRLIDRVGERLPLTIYAIGLIVVFTGYATIPNATWLMALYVADNFLFGFSIGFTTYLHRIVRPGELTPCLAMGTTMNHVAAVTLPIIGALVWKATGNYQMPFFIGVGLAIVALTATLKLPKGHAGGTEVSVPDLEPSA